The Cryptomeria japonica chromosome 9, Sugi_1.0, whole genome shotgun sequence DNA segment ACTATTCTCTTTTTCACGTCAGTCCCATCTTTTCTACGAACAATTGAAATGTCCCCAACGTTGACTACAACACCAATAACATCAACCAGAGTATTGTTACTACAATTTATAACTTCATTAATAGGAGTGTAAAGAGACTTTTTATCTGATCCAGCAACATCAGGAGCACAACGCTTCTGAAGTTTCGATCAGGAAAATCTCAAGATGGTTGTTCAACTTATTATATATAGTGTTTGCTTCTTTTACAGAACCTTTGGAAATAACATAGGATTCTCCCTTTTCAACTCGATGATAATGCAATTCTGCTTTTTCATCAAAGCAAGTGACTCTAACTTCACACCCCTCATCATCAATAATATCAAAACTAAAGACTTGCCGATTGTGTTTTTATGAACTATATTGGTGCATTTTCCTCTTATTTGTTACTTGTCCTTTTATCATCCATTAATTTTGGTAAGGATTCAATATTTTTATGGGACTTATATTATCAGAGGCATCTTTTGTGCAGATGGAAAATCAACACCAAATTTAAGAGCACATTTAGAGGGAGGGGGTGTCTCTCGTCCCAACATTTGTTGTTCTTTTTCTTTAAAGAGATATCTAGATTTTCCAAGCAATGAACAATTTGTGATTTAAACTTCTAAAGTGAATATAATTATAGTCTTGTAAAAGAAACAAAGGGAATTGTTGAATTCTATGAATGTTGTTTTAAATCAGCATCAAAACAGctaaagacaaagaaagagaagataTTACATATCCTACCTCGTGTTCCAAACATATCTACAAGTATAATTTGTCAAAAAACCAACAGAGCCTATCTTCGAAGTCTCTGTATGCAATAGATTGGTATACTTGGGTGGTAAAATGGCCAATTGCATATATGTGCCATCAGACAAGACAATTTTGTATCTATCATTCTCATCTAGATCCCCAACCAGTTTCTTGTATGACAAAAGTCGGAGAAATGCTGAAGGGACATCATCTGCAACATTGATTGATTGGATCGCATATGGTGTAAGCTCAAATTGCTGGTCAAGTCCCTATAAGGACAACACATGAATCCTGAATAGATATGCGAAGAAATTCTATTCCATATGGAAGAATTGAGGCAACTTTAAGTATGTTTAAAAATCAGTGTACAAGATGTTGAAATCAACATTACAGAAATTGATATTTCAACATTATgaatattgatatatgtatatccAAGCTTATGCAAACTCATACATCTCCATATGCATTCTCCACATGGAGTGTTCTATGTACTTTTCAATTTGAGAATGCATTTATGTATGTGTGTGCCTTGTTATACATACATGTTTGTTACTATATGGACATAATATATCTCGATGCATTGAAATATGAAAATCTATAGAGCCATTTTGAGGGAAGAATGTATAGGTCTATTTACATATATTCAATGGGAACAACATCTTTAAGAGTGACTTAGACAAACTTCGATAGATGTATTTTGTATtgtccaaaccaaaaaaaaaatgttcCCAACCTCAAATTTGCAAGGGCGCACATTGCAATAGCTTACCAAAGTTTTAGGAAGCGACTATTGTGAGGCACTAGCAGAGTTTGTCAGCGATGACATAGTGATTAAAACTCCTTTGGGTTCAAGGAAGAGAATAGGTTAAATAGCAGACAATGTCTACAGGATAAAAAAAAGTATAAAGAAGAGTTTAAATATTAAATTCATATAAATAAGCCACAAAAATGGTATAGGAACTGTATTCAAGAACATCTAAAATATTTTAAGTGCACACATACACATAAAGAAGAAGCCAATTATAAAAAAAAGTTAGAATTAGATGCAATCTTGAAAAAAGGATCATTTCAACCATTTGAAACATATTTTTTGCATTATGACAAAACCTTCTAGCTGAAAGATGTCACAAAATATAGCTCATTAACTAATCAAAACATTCcttcaaaaaggaaaaaaaactaaATTACAAAAGCACTTGTGGCCGCCAATTCAGAACATTTAATGTGCACATTCATTACAAAGAGATTGTGTGCATGTACACTATCCTATACAATATCTTTTACAAGAAATATCATTTCTAACATATAAatgtatacacatgtacacatttaaactatatatatatatatatatatatatatatatatatatatatatatatatatatatatatatatatatatatatatatacatgttaaaATGTATGtagacatacatatgcatatatattcaCAAAATATTTAAGAATTTTTCAAAGCTGCTCAAATTTCTTCTCAAACATATTGCATGAGATGATATACATACAGTGAAATCTCTCAGAAATGGTTTTGCACCTCACAAGTTTGGGAAAATCAACGACTTTAATGAACGTCACAGAAAATTCCAGGGGACTCTTGCAACAAGATGATGTAGAGGGAcagtaaaattaaaaattatttagtttaattttgaaaattttgatactgAACACACAATTTTTCAGAATTTGAAAGACAACACATCCCTCTCAATCACGAATACGAGACTCTAGGGAAAAGTTACACAAATGCACATTGTGCATTTAGATCAATGTGCAAAACCATGTGCCAATTCAGGTTCCCAATAGGAAAGCCATGGAAAATGTTCACAAATAAGAATTACTTCCCTATTGCCGGATAGAAAACATATATATACAACAACATCTTATCCAAAAAAATTAGAATCGGGTACAATCTAAAATATATCCCATTAacaaatcaaaatattctttcaaaaaGGGCACAAAACTAAATTGCAAAGGCAGTTGCGGCTGCAAATTCGGAACCTTTAATGTGCATATTCATTATAAAGAGCTTGTGTGCATGTATGCTATCCTAAACAATATCTTTTACAAGAAATCTCATTCCTTATACATTCAAATTAATTTGGAAAATTATGTACCAATTGTTGTTCCCAATGGCAAAACCACGAcaaaacatatacatacatacatacatacatacatacatattgtgaCAAGTATGAATGATATTATGTCAAACTATAAAAATCTAGACTCTTTAAAGATATTTTTTTTTCACAAGACATGGTTTTTGATAACTTCAAATTGTTTCGATAAACATTTTCTTTCAGATGCATTACTGTGATAAAACTTAGAACTCTTGGCACTTATGCTTCTATGTCAATACTGAGTATTGAAATATTACAGAAATCTTATTTAAAGTTATTGTCTTATAGCAGAATAAATTGTAGTTGGTTAAGTGCCTCACAAGGAGACAATTTTCCAATATCTGATTATAACTTAAAATAGAAGAGTCCAAGAAGAAAGTAATTCCCTACAGTCATGTATATTGTTAAACATTAGAACTTTAACGAAAGTTTAAAGGAGATGAAAGTTAATCGCACActcataaattttatttgtttGCTTGCATATTTTATTACAGATGATTGAAAAAGATAAAATTCAGTCAATTTGCATAGGTTATCATCAAAGTCCAAGTCAGaaatattgttattttgtgaaaaaaTATTTATGATGTATTTTGTGCAAGATTATAATAGATTCCATTAATCAGGAAATCTACTTGATTATGTTTGTTGCACCATAGTTTCTACTGTTTGCGGTTGAATTTCTGCTTGTTTCCAATGGCACAGTGCtttctttttataaatttaaatttacgTTTATTGCTCAAAGCATCTTTTAATGGTGAGAATAATTGTTTGCCCACCGTTTGCAATCAGCTCTAAAGAAGGTATAACAAATGACATCATGTTCTTGTTGCCTTTGTATCATCTTACCTAAACCAAGGATAAATTTTGGTTGTTGTGAGCATGCTAAATGTaccttccattttatttatttattaatttctctGTTTTGAAGGTTGCATTACTTGTAAACATTTCTCGAGGAGGCCTCTtggactaaaccctaagaaattcGCCAATCTGAAACCCTAAGCGTTCGCTATAACATATTGTTGCTTTGTCTTCTCTGTTTTAAAAATTTTAATGGTTGACACGCATTGTGTGTACATGGTTTAGATCCTTTTATTTACTCTTCAATATTAGTTGGGGTTTTCACCTTTTGGTAGCTCAGGTTCCCTTATTTGTGAGGATGTGAACCTGCCTGAGAGACGCCTAAGTTTTAGTAGGCTTTGTTGAGTCATTGTATTTGTGGAAAATTTCTTCCATACAAGCGAATGTTGTCCTGCAAATATGTTTTACAGTAGACAATGAAGGGTTTTTATACAAATCTTTTATTTCTGGCCATATGTGTCATGCAATCTTTGAGACCTGAACTTTTGATcttgaaaatttaatttttaatccaCCAAAACTAAGCGAAAAccctcaaaattcaaaaacaccaACTTTTTTGAAGACGAAATATATATTTCAAAACTTTAATCAACATGCTCAACGACTTCAAACTCCCCATACCCTTTGCCAGAAATACACTAGTTATTGCCATTTTTATTATAATAATCATtcacatgcatcaaaatcaaaattacAGTCATCATACAGAGGAGACTTCCCTTAAAACCTTGAAAAATGTTAAAACCCAGAAACAAGCACAAGTTTTTGGAGAACAAGCGCTTACTTTGTAGAGAAAACCGACGCATACGAGCAAGGATCAAATCACCACAAAGCCTATCAACACCGTCTGCTTCGCTAAAAGCTCAAACATTACAAATGTTCTCCCTCTCCAAACCCACAAATGTTTCACACAAATCGAAAAAAACTCTGTATTCAGAAAGATTAATGCCCAAGTGAAACGAATTAATTTCGTTGTATTGGTTCCAGCTCACACAACATACCCCGCTCACCgccatacaacaataatttaatTTTTACTTTCTTCCGTAGGAGCCGTGTATACCTAAAAAAACGATAAACAATTCGGTCTCGTgattaataaaactattaattaaattaactgaAACTTTTCACCGTGCCGGAAAATGTGACCAAAATTCCCTTTTCTCAGAGGGCTGACAATTTTCCGGGAATAAATGCCCATATTAAAGTCTATCAGCTAAAATATTAaccatataaaattaattaatctatgctaaaggtaaatattttttatatatcccTACATcatctacataaattttatttataaaacatAAATATACTAGTATATTTACTTTCCTAAATATTTAATTGAAACAAATTTCAGTATTCATCTCTCAACTCTATTATCTAAATTAATTTATAAACTCATTACTTATATTAAGTAAGCTAGTAATTATGAGTAAAAACGTTTTCCTTTTATAAATGTATATTCATTTATTTCCGAGTACAATATTCACCCCCTTTTGTCACTTCCCCATAAAAATGGGATAACAAAAGAATTTAAGTTGTTATTTATCAAATTGTGATAGCTTTCAGCACCTGGTTACAACAATCAAAACCCTCAGTTTGATTATAAGGTTTTCAAATTCTCCACCAAATCTGAAAGAGGGcataatagaaaacaaaataatTTAAGCTTGTTATTTATCAAATCGTGAAAGCTTTCGGCACCCGGTTACAACTATTCAGCACCTGGTCACAACAATCAAAACCCTCGGTTGATGACATGGTTTTCAAATTCTCCCCAAATCTGAAAGAGAGCATAATAGCAAACAGAGGAGGTATGAAAGATCAGCTTCAAGAGTTTGAGGTAGAAGCAACAGTaatgggaggaggaggaggaagagtgtTTGAGGTAGAAGCAACAGCAATGGGAGGAGGATgagaatgaggaggaggaggaggaggagaaggagaaggagaaggagaataaAAAGAATTTGGACTAGAAGCAACGGCAATAGGGcgaaaaggagaaggagaaggaaaaggAGATGGAAAAGGAGACTGAGCAATAGAGTGGAAAGGAGAAGGAGAAGCAGATTCAACAATCTTAATCTGTGTCTTGTGAGAAGTCTGAGTCTTCTGCTGAGAAAAACCATCATCACGATGTCCTTGCATGCATttcataatcaaaacaatcaatgaCAATAATACACCCAGTGCCATGAAAGAGAGCACTACAACCAAAACCTGCAAGAACTCTGCTAATGAAGAAAGAGCCATTTTGATTTCAGTAAAACCAATCAAGAACAAAAAGACTTGCACTGCCTCATGCCAATGAGTAATTTCACATGAAAGAGAATACCAGTGCTCTTGTTATCAGAAAAGCCAGGCCTGTTAAGACAATCCGTGAAAGAAACAAACACCCTGCTAACTTCTGGGCTGCACCATTGCTTACCACAATGCTTATCTCAGCgtttttttaatggtttttgaaAGGGTTCAAATCTGTTCACAAATTCAATCCAACGACCCGTGAGATAtaagataaaagtagagaaaagaTCCCAGCCGAGAGAAAAACTGAGGCACTCATAAATGGTAGAAACCCAAATAAAAAAACAGAACACAAAGAACAGGGGATTAATTCAGATCAGCCAGCATCTTAAACCTAAAGGCAGCTTCCCATTGCAATGAGGTTCCCCTGCCTTGAAAGAATATTGTAAAAACAAGTATAATTTAATAGATAGGTGGGATAAATCTGGGTTTATTTGAACAAGAAATTTGGGTGGATAGACCTTTTCCAGAATTGAAATTTGAAAACATCTTTTATTACATGTCATGGTAATGATAattgaaaatttaataaaaattggATCCGTCATTGATGGATAGAGACAAGTCTATCCTTGCAGATGGGTAACGTTTAAAGGAATCCATTGTTTTGACTTTATTGTATTTGTTCCTGCAATCAGTGCAGAGGCTTGTGATAATGGTTTCTTTTGCCAACCAAGCAATCAGAACACCAGTCTTTCTTGAAATGCGTCCAGATAAGCTTGATGAACTGTTTGAATGAAATTGCGAGGAAGCAGATGAAGATCAGCTTTCTTTATTCACAAGTAACCTTTACAGGGTGTTCCCAGAAGACCAGATGAATAGGGTTCACGTGTTTGAGCAAGCATTTCTTCCGAATTCTATGACTGGATGTCATGCGATAGGCTTCTCTCTATATGGGGAGCCAATTAGTCTATGCTCCACTTGaaaaaaatattgatttaaaaCGAAATTGCAATTCTTTAAATAATTAGGGTGAACCAATAAAAAGTATTATATGCAAATTGTTAAATAATATATGGAATACAAGTGTATCGAGTATAGTTAGGCCAACAAAGCACAAACCAGATAATGTTTACATTATGAAGGCCACCATTTGGAAGTCAAGTGGCGGTGGATGATGATCTTGCTTATCCTTCTAACCATTCCCTCCAGCTTAGACTTAGGTATGGATATATGGTTagtaagagttttttttttttttgggttttctttttttttctttcctcttgttttttttttaataagaggTAAATGATCTTGCTTATCTTTCTAACCACTTCTTCTGGTAAATGCTTTTGATCCGAAGCTATCAATTGGTGGGGTAAAAAACGAGACACCTCATTCTTATTTATTCATTCAACAATACCACCCCAACAAGGTTTGAaacttgatggcaagaacaacaccaccacaacttaaccatcatgCCATGTTAATTTCGGCTTGTCATTAATCTTCTATCTAATTTGTGAAATAATTAGAGTTAAAGTAGGAAATTTGTCATGTTGAGGGGTTGGGTAATTGTTTGGGTCAAAATTGAATACCTCCACTACCAATATGTTGGGGGAGGACACTTGAATTGTGGTAAAAACTATGATTGATCATAATGATGAATGTGTGAACAAAACTTACCTTAATGTTATGTCATTAACCTATAGTGTGTATGGGGATATATGTAGCTAACTTGTGGCTAGCATAACCCTTGATTGAGTTATAGAATCTTATATGCATAGTTAGGTCAACCTGGGTAGCATCTAAGACATAGTATAGTATATATAGGAGGTATTGGTTATTTTGTTATCATCATATTGTTTAGTATGTtcttattgaagacttttggatgTCACTCCCTTAAAGTAGACTATTATTATCAGTTATTTGTTGCATTTTCCTATTAAATTCTTCTATTTTGCAATTTATTTCATTTCAAGTGGTATCAATATATGATCTTGGCATATGAAAGGCAAGAAcaagacaatttttatttatttaagagatCAAATTATGAAGAGCATGTCTATTTCAATTTGGtgattttttctataatttttagGGTTGATCAAAGATATATTGAGTCTCTACAATCCATATTTGAAATTATTTAAAGAAATTGTGAAGGAGTCATTATAAATCTAGGGTTTTCACCAAATTTTCTACCAATGCTACAACTCAACAACTTTCGTAGAGATATTTTCAAAAAAGTGAGATCTACGCTCACAACAATTATAATAAAAATTTCAACTTATTTGGAGTTATTTTGTGTAAGTTATTGCAAAATTATTTCACTCACACCATGGTAGAGACTTCAACAAGAGGCAAAGGAAGGAATCTAGACACTCTTGGAAAGACTCTAGACAAAGAAGAGTCTATAATGTAAAAGAGATTTGACCCTATATGTAAATTAAAGAAACTATAAAGGAAGAAACCATCAAACTAGAGGGAATCTTTTCTGAtgtggaaaagaaaagaaagaggtcactaagaaagaacatatcaaatcaattttcaaACTAATAGGTTATCTCCAAGGTTCTAGATTTTTTTACTGGATAGATTGACACCACAAGACTTGCAAATAAAATGCGTCATCTAAGGGATTTGATTCTTTTGGGTTTAATATTGATATAAAGACATATCATCACCCTTGAATAATGGTATAGTTAGACACTTCTCACCAAAGATGGATATGCATAAGTTTAATATCAAAGATTCAACTAATTGTCTCTACCAAATGGAGTGGTTCTTTGATCCGCATCAAGCTCTATATCAACAAAAGATTACAATGGCATCATTATATTTTAAACCAAATAAATTCATTTGGTATCACTAACTATGCAATGAGAAGAAAAATAAGGAATGCATTTTGACATAGTCTATTTTTCAAGAAAAACTCATGacataggaggaggaggaggaggaggaggaggaggaggaggaaatgCAACATTTCCATGCATTATCACTCTTTGGAGATATGCAATAGggtgtaccatccaaaaaaggccAATATACGACCATTCACATAGACAAGAGACACTCTCTAATCTTAAGAAGAACAAAGGAAATGCACAAAATAGAATGAAGCAATAAGTTGATCAACATAAATAGAGTTACAAGAACCTGATAAGTAGGAAAGAATCATTTTCAAATCTAGGAGAATCTTTCACACACACTAAGAGGTTGCAAATAAGGATAATTATAGAGTATCTAATCCCGTGGAAGAATCTAGCTATAGAAGATGTGACATATGAAGATCAAACATTTCTTTAAAAGTGTCGTGCTATTGTGAAGtgtgtacctgcaaacacaaaacaatcaatagatcattacaagcatggttaatgaatttaaatcaaagaaagataaaaccataagtAAGCGATATATCGCCTCCTactaaatgcgagtatgaattttgctcttagatcttgttatgcaaattccagtgacttgactacacttagatggaggatttgaatgatgaagatgcatgatctagcaatgatagcataaTTATGCTAAAattatttcatgattattctagaaaataggctagaatgaagatgtgattaagctaagattgaacatgataacaatgcttgaaatgataaactaaaagctagatgcctatagtaataatgcttgAATACAAATGCGATGAATCAATCGGGATGAAAAAATGATAtgattgggaccctttgtgctccaaaatgaggtctatttataggatttcccaaggctaggggtgaggtggtaggaatcaatgatcaagattgatttgaagatatcaatggttaaattggaggaggttggcaaaggggttggattaaagggaacatctgtcatctctacggtgacaagtgtcaagaggcttctagaaggagtttgatgaaagggaacacttagtgacaagtgtcacaaagcttctagaagaggttgaatgaaagggaacatgtgggtaggtagaatgggttaagtttaggaatggttaggttaggtggttaaaagttaggagaatttgaattttaaaattcaaataataagaaaaggctaattaatctcaacaactcatgaatttgatttgttttaattaattagaggattaaaaGAAATGATTTCGatggggaataattaattaatttgaattaattaatcaaaaaggaatattgaaatgaacctattaaataaatccttagatttattaatagatAGTTGAAAGGgggtatttaatcaaattgttgatgaatttaattaaattggggaggaagattaattaaataattgcttattcaattaattatcttcagaccatttttaggtgtatacatttttcccctctttgaagcaaggtgtgatgacgtgttgattcaaagaataatctcattttgatgatgatatcagtttgataggatgccccagctcttgattgctaaattttggtatgatgatgccccctcgggagatcaattgagataattgatccttggagtttttgcaaaattgatatcccgatagatttgatttgatttctgtaactatggtttgatgaaaatgtgagttcttctattagcttgatttcttagattggtaagattgataaatcttgatcgattagattgataagatcaaaattcagtctggttttaggaaggataaatcctatataagacaacgatgatcaaagcgtctggtttcaagaaggattcatcctatataagacatgatcaaaacgtctggtttcaagaaggatacatcctgtataagacatgattagaatcgattaggtttgattgactgatttgatttgataaggttgattagataaagaactgatagtttgttgatatcaagttgcagaaatttttggatatgctgatgttgattctgttgagagagatagcataagatttgggctaggtcaaaaatatcatgagagagatgagtcatcattctgattgcgtatacacttgtgatgatactttaatgattcctgcgatagatttaaccttcgATAAAAGAAGCATGTGGGATCCCATACacgaatgaaatgcaagctaaaatgcaaatgaaaatacaaAGCTATGattggaccagtcactggattattttgtgtttttgtcatcattgagcttttgaaatgtgggaagtgagtgcaaacatcgatgatataattaaaccatgatgacctgagcactattttcctggattttgatatagtaagttagcacaagcatcgaggtataattgaaccaagatgacttgagtgttgcttgtgtaaaacaagcagtattaatcatttcaatactcaaatcagaaatgtcttcaatgatactccaatgatcatgtcccgagacaaatttgcacatattaataattaattttcagacaacagacaagaaaaatatcatgttcattccttgttcctctagtcaatgacatcctggagtcactcagaaatcatgatagcgaaaagcaatatagaaaagttgaacaatcatgttaaaatcattatccaaaaggaTATTATCCAccaaaaagtgtgtgatgtgcttagattatctttgtgatagcttgataattgatagtttgatctcgtgttcaacgttggatgtgttttagtttttgcttgataagtgttgtctaactgtttggtctacctatttgattaagttcaaaatgatcaagaatttgcccccagctaggtgtaggatttttccccaagcctagaaacaaagttgttatgatataaccaatgatccaaaccatggcaagaagccacctgggacgtctgcgtatgtacaaaggctttatgatggatagcgctgatggaaaatgaatggatgCAAGAGGAAAGATAcgtgaactaatagatggaagagctagcacatagatagcacctatttgctaggttttcattgtgtttatattgcacttttttttatatttgatttttttttttttttgctttttcactgtttttgatttttctgatttttcactgttttttatttttcagatttttcactgtttttgatttttttgcttttccagacataaaacttttttagatgcatgttattgataggttcctcgagttgatcgtcatcctgtgttgatagctgatatgctcctgacccaaatactgatatgaccacaaatggacctaaccagtttggttcaaattttcctttcttttctcgatcttcctggttacgtggattttcctttagtactagttccctaacttgaaagattcatggtttaaccttatgattatagctctgacacattatttgatgatatacctttagatgatcaaagacattttgtctttgttcatggatcagttctaactcttgtagtctagatattctttgttcttcatctgggataagtcgttttagtgatacacgtagagagggtatctctacttcgattgacaatatggattttgatccgtatacaagagagaaaggtgtgacaCCAGTTGGTGTGCGGATattggtgcggtaggcccatagagtaggattcagttgaatatgccaatctttcccaacatcattcactatctttttgagaatttttaaaatagttttgttagatgcttatgcctgcccatttccctatggataatagggtgtggagaatctgtgctagattttgaacttctcacatagctcttgtacatcttgatttttgaatggtcgcccattatcaatgataatggtcatgggtattccatagcgacagatgatataattcaagataaatgcaacaattttttttcctgtgatattgatgagaggtacaacctcaatccattttgtgaaatattctgtagctacaaggatgaatttgtgaccatttgatgaggaaggatttatctttcctaccagatcaagaccccattgacaaaaaggcaaagatgttgctaaagcatgaagttcttgtcctggtgcatgaatcaaattcccatggatctgacattgtttgcatgttctagctatctgaaaagaatctcattccatagtcggccagtaatagcccaagcgtatgagttttttcaaaagtgtaagaccacttgaatgagtgccacaaatgttgttatggacttcatgtaaggccttctcaaattcttcttgtttgagacatcttaagagattACCGTCTAGACCttatttaaacagggtatccgcgacaagagtaaaatgagaggattcacgaataaagtttctcttgtggttttttgataagttgggaggtagggtgttatcttttaggtatgtgtaagtttggccatagtaggatgaatcatgtccaataagttgacagatagTTTAGGAATCCAgataattatgagcagggtaaaacaattcttccaccaggaattcataacactgttgattttcctatgtctgcactagagaagcaagtgtagccatgtcgtctgctactttgttgtcatttcttgggatatgttcaaaagttatttctacaaagtgtttcttgatatcatcaaccatctttttataaggcattagcttttcatcatttctttgata contains these protein-coding regions:
- the LOC131858418 gene encoding anther-specific proline-rich protein APG-like; amino-acid sequence: MALSSLAEFLQVLVVVLSFMALGVLLSLIVLIMKCMQGHRDDGFSQQKTQTSHKTQIKIVESASPSPFHSIAQSPFPSPFPSPSPFRPIAVASSPNSFYSPSPSPSPPPPPPHSHPPPIAVASTSNTLPPPPPITVASTSNS